In Phycisphaerae bacterium RAS2, the DNA window GCTTGAAGCAGTGGTACCCGGCACCCGGCACCGGTTTCCGGCTTCAGGCCCAGTCCACTTTCGGTCGATCGCCCCAGAGCGAATCGAGATCGTAATAGGCTCGCTTGTCCGCGTCGAACAAATGAATGACCACGTCGACGTAGTCAACGATGATCCACGCGCCTTCGTCGTAACCGGCGACGCCGAAGGGCTTGTCACCCGATGCCTTGCCGAGGTCGGTCAGGTGATCCGCCACGGCCCGAAGCTGGCGGTCGCTGGTTCCGGTGGCGATGACAAAGTAATCGCAGATCGGGCTGACGCCGACGAGGTCGAGTGCGGTGATGTCCTCGCAGTGATTCTGGGCGAGCAGCTTCGCGCAGGCGACGGCGAACGCGCGGGCCTTATCGGTGGGGCGAGTCGGCTTGGGCCGCGGGCGCGTGGAATCGGGGATGATCTTTGTCACGCGCGGCGCGCGAGCGGGCTTGGCAGCGGGGGAGCGGGCGGATCGTGGGACACGTTTGGCCATGGTCGTGAATTATCCCCGCGCGACGGCGCGATTTCCAGCGTTCTCGTATCAGAAAGAAAGCCCCAGGCAGGTGCCCGGGGCTTTCGGGTTTAACGACGTCAGTCCGGATCATTCGCGGCCAGCCGCCGCGCAACTCATTGGCCGAGCTTGAGCAATTCGCCGATGCGCGGACCGTACGCCACGACGAGTCCCGCAAACACGACGCTGACCATGCTCATCAGCTTGATGAGAATGTTGAGCGACGGACCGGACGTGTCCTTGAATGGATCGCCGACCGTGTCACCGACGACGCCGGCCTTGTGATCCGATGAACCCTTGCCGTAGATGATCTCATCGTCGGACTCGGCACTCTCGGCACGAGCGGCGATGGCTTCGCGAATGGCCGCCGGAACGCTTTCGCGAACCTTCGGGTCCTTCTTGAAGGCGCCGGCCGAGATCTTGCCGAAGGTTTCAATGTACTTCTTGGCGTTGTCCCAAGCGCCGCCGGAGTTCGCCATGAACACTGCAACGGCGAATCCGCTGACCAAGCCGCCTGCAAGCAAGCCCATCACCCCCGCCACGCCGAAGACCAGGCCCACAAGTACCGGCGCGATGATCGCCAGCAAGGAGGGGAAGACCATTTCTTTTTGGGCGCCGGCCGTGCTGATGGCGACGCAGCTCGCGTAGTCGGGAATCTGCCCGCCCTGGAAGCTGACGGGCGTCCGCGGCCAATTGTCCGGGTTGCGGATGTAGGCGTCGTCGTGACCCTGACCCTTGAGGTAGGACCGCATCAGCGCGAATTGCCGGCGACACTCGAGCATCATCTGGTTGGCGGCGCGGCCGACGGCCTTCATCGTGAGGGCGCAGAAGAGGAAGGTGAGCAGCACGCCGGCGAAGAGGCCGCACAAGACGCGCGGGTTCATCAGCGTGATGTTGTAAAAGCTCATGAACTGGTCCATCGAGGCCCGTCGGACTCGGACGACTTTGAGGTGATGCTGGCCGAGGTTGAGAGTCCCTTCGTAATTGTCTTCACGCTTGCCATCGACGTATTCCGCGGCGGTGAAGCGCTGGCCTTTCTTGAGCAGGCCCTTCGATTCCATCAGCTTGATTTCCTTGAACTCCGGGCACATCAGCGCGCCGTAGCTCGACAGCTTCTTCGGGTCGCCGGCCTCTTTGAGCGCAAACTTGCCGTACCCAATGTACACGGGCGCAACGGCGGCGCTCTTGTCGGGGCTGCCGTCCAGAATGGACCGTTGAACGTATGTCTCGGCTTCGTGCAGCATGCCGATGCGCACCTCATCGATGTATGCGGCGAGGAGCGCGAGGGCGGTCAGCGCGGCCGAACCGATGGCAAAACCTTTGCCGGTGGCGGCGGTGGTGTTGCCGAGCGAGTCGAGTGCGTCGGTCCGCTGGCGGACTTGCGGCTGCTGATGAGTCATTTCGGCGTTACCACCGGCGTTGTCGGCGATGGGGCCGTATGCGTCGGTGGCGAGCGTGATGCCGAGGGTGGCGAGCATGCCGACGGCGGCGATGCCGACGCCGTAGAGTCCGAGCATGTATTCCGTGGCACCGCCAGCCGAGACGAATGCGACGAGAATCGCGACGATGACGGTGAAGAGGCTGGCCCATGTGCTCTTCATGCCTTCGGCGATGCCGCCGATGATGATCGTGGCCGGGCCGGTGATCGCCTGGGCGGCGAGTTCCTGGGTGGGCTTGAAATCGTAGCTTGTATAGATTTCAGTGGCCTTGCCGATGATGACGCCGGCGATGAGGCCGGAGGCGATGCTGCCCCAGATGCCCAGCCACGATGGGCCGGTTCCGCCGTCGGGAACTTTCGGGAAGCTCGGACCAAGCAGGTAGTAACACACGCCCAGGGCGGCGATGAGGATGAATGCGCTGCTTCCCCAGATGCCGCGGTTGAGGGCGGCCATGAGTTCGCCGAGGTTGGCGTTTTCTTTGGTCTTGACCATGTAGATGCCGACGATCGACAGCAGGATGCCGACGCCAGCCAGCACCATCGGTGTCGCGACAAGTCGCATGCCGGCGTCGAAGCCGACGGCGGAGGTATCGTCGCCGAACATCGAGACCGCCGCGGCGACGCCCAGGGCGGCCGTCGCGAGAATCGAACCGGCATACGATTCGTAAAGATCGGCGCCCATACCTGCCACGTCACCGACGTTGTCGCCGACGTTGTCGGCGATGGTGGCGGGATTGCGCGAGTCGTCTTCGGGGATGCCGGCTTCGACTTTGCCTACGAGGTCTGCGCCGACGTCAGCCGCCTTGGTGTAAATACCTCCGCCGACGCGGGCGAAGAGCGCCTGTGTCGAAGCACCCATGCCGAAGGTCAGCATGACGACGGTAATGGTCGTCAGGCTCATGTCGCCGCCCCAGAGCCGCAGGGCGATGAACCAGCCGGTGACGTCCAGCAAGGCGAAACCGACCACAACGAGGCCCATGACCGAGCCCGCGCGGAAGGCGACAACCAGGCCCTGATTCAGGCTCTCACGAGCACCCGCAGCCGTGCGGTGCGAAGCGTTGGTCGCGGTCTTCATACCGAAGAAACCGCACAGGCCGGAGAAAAACCCGCCGGTAAGGAAGGCGAATGGAACGATCTTGTGCTGCACGCCGAGGCCGTAGGCGAGATAAGACAGCACAAGGCTCAAGGCAACAAATACCCAGGCAACTACTTTGTATTGCCGCCAGAGATAGGCATATGCGCCGTCACGGACGAAGCCCGCGATGAGCTTCATGTTGTCATCGCCTTCGCTCTTGCTCATGATTTCGTAGTAGAATTTCACCGCGAACATCAATCCGACAAAGCTGCTGGCGAGTGCGATCCACCAGATGGACGGAATGCCGTCCAGCCCGGTCGGCGCAGAAGCGGCGGCGGTTGAAGCGGTCGTGCCATCCTGCCCCAGCGCGGCGGCGGTGAAGGCGAGGATCGCGGCAGGACAGGCCGCGAGAATTGTGAAGATTCGTCGTTGCGTACTCAAGGTCGGTGACTCCTAAAGGTGGTTTTGTATTTCGTTTTATGTCGAGATTCGAGCAATGCTCGATTCATGTCAGTGTGAGCGACGAGAGGGCATCTCCGCCGATGGGGACGACTCGCGCTCGAGTTTGTGATAACTTTCACAATCCGCGAGTGCAACACGACCACCCTGATCGCGCTTAGTTCCAGCTCTGAACGGAGTAACAACCCGGCCTACAGCCCGCGAAGGCTCGCCGAGCCTGCTCAACCGCGCCGTTTCCTACGTTGAATCGCCGACTTTCGGTAATCGGTCGCGGCCAACTCCGCACCCGACTCACGGTGATTCAAGGGCTGGAATGATAAGGGTTTGTGCGTATTGCATTCAAGCCCCGAAGCCATCGCCCAAATAGCAGGTGTCCAAACGCAGCCCCATTTGGGGGGCTTTGGCTGTTGGCTGTTCATAACATATTAACAATAAACGAGTTACGTGGTCAGAACCGGATGGGATTCCTGACACGTGATGCAACCATTGCAGCGGGTCCGCTTCGAATCGACCGAGACGGGTTGGAGGAGGATGTACGTGTTCGGCGCAACCGTGGAATGCGGTCACAATGCGCCGGTTTGGTTCGGCGTCGTGAATCCTGCAACGTGATTTCTCGTTGCGGCCCGGGAGGATTGATTATGGCATCGACGAGTCGGTTCGCAGCGTTGGTTTTCGTGGCCTTCGGAATGGGCGGTGGTTTGGCGATGCACTCGGCGTCGGCGATGCCGCCGGCGACGAAGACCATCACGATGGAGGGCCGCGCCGCGGGCACGAACGCCAACGCGATGGAACAGGCGAAGCAGGATGCGCTGCGACGTGCGGTGGAGCAGGCCTGCGGGACGTTCATCAACTCGCAGAGCCGCGCGCAGAATTATACGGCGGTCTATGATAAGGTGATGGCCTCCGCCGCGGGCTACGTGACCGAGTTCGAGGTGCTGTCGCGCCGCGTGGAAGCGGGAACAAGCATCTGCGAGGTGCGCGCCGTCGTATCGACCGAGAGCTTCGAGAGCGAGTGGACGCGTTTGGCGCACACGATCGAGGCCGAGGGCAACCCGCGGTGCATCGTCGTCTTCATCGAGGACAACGACGTGGACGACGACCGGCCGGCCAAGGCCAACGGCGTGGCGCAATCGGTGATCGAGAACTTTTTCCTGAACAAGGGCGTTCAGTTGATGGATCGCGGCGCGGGGGAGGAAGCGCGCGGGCGGGACATCACGCTGGCGGCGATGAACGACGACGTGGGAAAGCTGGCGGCGATGGCGGCGAGTTTCAAGGCGGACGTGGCCGTGCGCGGCAACGCCGAGGCGCGGCGTGCGGGGACGACGCAACTTGGCGGGCGCACGCTGTACAAGTGGTCGGGGACGATCAACGTGCGGGCGTACCACGCTGACTCGGCGCAGATGCTGATGGCGAACAGCTACTCGGCGTCGCACAGCACAGTGAACTCGAACGCAGGCGGCGATGAGGCCCTGCGCAAGTGCGCCGAGGAACAAGCCGGGGCGATCCTGCGAGACGTGGGCGAGTCGTGGCGCAAGCGGCAGCAGGTGCGGCGCGTCTGCCAGATCACGCTGGAGAACTGTTCGCGCAAGGAGTACAAGATGTTTGAGGAGGCGCTGCGCGAGGTGGACGGCGTGCAGGACGTGAAGCTGCGCGAGCTGGTGAACAATGTCTGCCAGGTCGAGGTGGACTGGTCGTACGACCTCGAACGGCTCGTGACGCGGATCGAGGAGTTGAAGGCCGGGGGGATTGCATTCGAGGCATCGGAGCAGACACACGATCGGGCGACGTTCAAGATCCGCAAATGAGCAGTCGGCGCGTTTTCGCATTGGTGTTGGCAGCGGGGCCGAGCCGGCGCATGGGCCGGTCGAAGCTGTTGCTCGAATATGGCGGCGGCACGATTCTCGAAGCCGTTCTGGACGCGGTGTTTGACTCGCCGCTCGACGGCGCCGTGATCGTGACGACGCCCGAGATCGAAGAGCTTCTGCGAGACTCGGTGCCCGCGGACGTGGCTGTCGCGGTGAACCACGACGCCGGCAGCGACATCATCACCTCCGTCAAACTGGGCCTTTCCAAGGCCAAAACGCGTTATCACTTGAACGACGAGGACGGCATCGTCGTGCTGCTCGGCGACATGCCGGAGATCACGTCGGCAACGGTTTCGATGTGCGTCGAGATGTATCGGATGGCCAAGCAGCCCCGAATACTCGTCGCGACTTATCACGGCGTGCGCAGTTACCCGGTGATCCTTCCGTTCTCGCGCATGCTGGAAGTGTTTTACTGGGAGCGGCCGCGCGCGCTGGAGGATTTGTGGGAGCGGCCGGGGGCGGAGATTCGCGAGTTGCCGATCGGCATGGTTCCGCGGCCGATCGATGTGGACACGCCGGAGGACTACGAGCGGTTGGGTGCCATTCATGCGGCATCGCCCGCCCGGCCGTCGGTGCCGCCTCAACTCCGATTGGCCACGTACGACGATGCACCAGGTCGCGCGGCCGCCCTGGCTGCCTCCGGCGGCGAACCGTTGCCGGAGCACACGACGGCGACCGACTTGCCGGGCGAAAAGCGCGTATTCGAAGCGCGTCGCGACGATGAGATCGCAGCGTGCTGGCCGGTGATGGCGGAGCTTCGACCGCACATCACGGCTGTGGAGTTTTTAGAGCGCGTGCGTCGGCAGGAGGAGAGCGGGTTTCGACTCGCGGCGCTGGAAGTCGATGGCCGCGTAGTAAGTGCCGCAGGATTTCGGTTGAGCGAAAACCTGGCATGGGGTCGGCATTTGTATGTGGACGATCTCGTGACGGCGGCGGCGGCGCGGTCCAAGGGCTATGGCGAGGCGTTGTTCAACTGGCTACTGGAGGAGGCCCGGCGAAACGACTGCGACGCGCTGCATCTGGACAGCGGCGTTCAGCGATTCGCGGCGCACCGGTTCTATCTCGCGATGCGCATGGACATTACGTCGCACCATTTCGCGATCAAGCTCAAATGACGCGATCGCAAATGAATTCGCGCG includes these proteins:
- the rsfS gene encoding Ribosomal silencing factor RsfS, which codes for MAKRVPRSARSPAAKPARAPRVTKIIPDSTRPRPKPTRPTDKARAFAVACAKLLAQNHCEDITALDLVGVSPICDYFVIATGTSDRQLRAVADHLTDLGKASGDKPFGVAGYDEGAWIIVDYVDVVIHLFDADKRAYYDLDSLWGDRPKVDWA
- the hppA gene encoding Putative K(+)-stimulated pyrophosphate-energized sodium pump, whose product is MSTQRRIFTILAACPAAILAFTAAALGQDGTTASTAAASAPTGLDGIPSIWWIALASSFVGLMFAVKFYYEIMSKSEGDDNMKLIAGFVRDGAYAYLWRQYKVVAWVFVALSLVLSYLAYGLGVQHKIVPFAFLTGGFFSGLCGFFGMKTATNASHRTAAGARESLNQGLVVAFRAGSVMGLVVVGFALLDVTGWFIALRLWGGDMSLTTITVVMLTFGMGASTQALFARVGGGIYTKAADVGADLVGKVEAGIPEDDSRNPATIADNVGDNVGDVAGMGADLYESYAGSILATAALGVAAAVSMFGDDTSAVGFDAGMRLVATPMVLAGVGILLSIVGIYMVKTKENANLGELMAALNRGIWGSSAFILIAALGVCYYLLGPSFPKVPDGGTGPSWLGIWGSIASGLIAGVIIGKATEIYTSYDFKPTQELAAQAITGPATIIIGGIAEGMKSTWASLFTVIVAILVAFVSAGGATEYMLGLYGVGIAAVGMLATLGITLATDAYGPIADNAGGNAEMTHQQPQVRQRTDALDSLGNTTAATGKGFAIGSAALTALALLAAYIDEVRIGMLHEAETYVQRSILDGSPDKSAAVAPVYIGYGKFALKEAGDPKKLSSYGALMCPEFKEIKLMESKGLLKKGQRFTAAEYVDGKREDNYEGTLNLGQHHLKVVRVRRASMDQFMSFYNITLMNPRVLCGLFAGVLLTFLFCALTMKAVGRAANQMMLECRRQFALMRSYLKGQGHDDAYIRNPDNWPRTPVSFQGGQIPDYASCVAISTAGAQKEMVFPSLLAIIAPVLVGLVFGVAGVMGLLAGGLVSGFAVAVFMANSGGAWDNAKKYIETFGKISAGAFKKDPKVRESVPAAIREAIAARAESAESDDEIIYGKGSSDHKAGVVGDTVGDPFKDTSGPSLNILIKLMSMVSVVFAGLVVAYGPRIGELLKLGQ
- a CDS encoding aminoalkylphosphonic acid N-acetyltransferase; protein product: MGRSKLLLEYGGGTILEAVLDAVFDSPLDGAVIVTTPEIEELLRDSVPADVAVAVNHDAGSDIITSVKLGLSKAKTRYHLNDEDGIVVLLGDMPEITSATVSMCVEMYRMAKQPRILVATYHGVRSYPVILPFSRMLEVFYWERPRALEDLWERPGAEIRELPIGMVPRPIDVDTPEDYERLGAIHAASPARPSVPPQLRLATYDDAPGRAAALAASGGEPLPEHTTATDLPGEKRVFEARRDDEIAACWPVMAELRPHITAVEFLERVRRQEESGFRLAALEVDGRVVSAAGFRLSENLAWGRHLYVDDLVTAAAARSKGYGEALFNWLLEEARRNDCDALHLDSGVQRFAAHRFYLAMRMDITSHHFAIKLK